The DNA region CAAAATCGATACCTGATTTCTGATGATACTTTCGACATCCAGCGCATAGAAGACATGAAAGTCAAGCTACCACTGATGCGAACCATTTCCTCGAAGGTTCTTATTATAAAGCCATTGTGCCACATAACGGATTGATCGTGAGTTCAACCTTGCTATGAGGTTTCCCGAAGCAGTGTGGTCACCTCCTGGTTATCTGGTATATCTTGATCAGTGTAACCGATTACACAGCGTCGAGGTATAGCAGCCTTTCTGGAACTGGTTCGTTTTCGGTCTCGGAACACCAACATCATACTGTTTCTTTACCTATTCAAGCATTGTTTTGTCACCTTCTCTTTGTTATGAGCCGTTTTAGGTATGCCTCACTGAAACCAAAAACCACACAGTACACTCTTCTCTTATACGTGAGGCAAATAGGGCAACATTCGTGACTGCAATTCTTCCAAGATTCATTCCATACTTTGGTAGTAGCCAGGCGCGGAAGGATGCCACAGGCTCGATTttcaatcaatcaatcaatcaatcaatcaatcaaccaatcaatcaatcaatcaaccAATCAATTAAGCAAGCCCAAATAGTTAGTAGACAGTCTTTTCAGTCTCTTTTTAGCTACTCTAAGTAGCTTATCTACCACTTATGATTTTGGACCTGAAATCACCAGAGGCGATCTTGGCCAGTGTCTAATAAGCTTCAAGCATGCGTCTGTCCAACAATAGAGGAGGATTCACCTAGAAGCCTGATAAGCTCGTTTTGATATTCTCTAGTATAGCAGACCCAAAGCCAAATTTCTCTGAGCTAAAAGTATTGATCTGGTTCAGCTAATATCAGAAACAACACGATATGCGTCTCGAGCCCACATAATCCCAGACACTATTTCCTCGATTAAAGTAACTAGAGGAACATACAACCACCTTGGTGGATGTTTGAATGGGATTTCCTTCAACACACGGTAATAGTCTGGTCGAAATCGAAGTTTTGTGGCTGATTTGTTTGATTTTTATCTTGAGCAAGACGAGGCTGTCGTTTGTGGCCTCGGAGGCGCACTAACAAAGCCATCTTGACTAACTCGGGTTTGAAGCTCCGAGACAAGCAAGACTTAGCAAGATATCAGTAATTCTAGTGTCACGAGATTCTGCCTAATCTTGGTGTTTTTTGCTTGATGTGTCCTTCCCGGCAAAAGTCTTCCATAACGGGCAGACGAACTGTCAAGCTCATTGTCGGCAGGATggtttccaccaccactgtcAACCATGCCCTTACCCACTGGCTCCATCAATCTATTGTCAAACCAGCAAGTCGGTAAACATTCTTTGTTCTAAGTCGTCTGCCCCTTAAGCCGTGTTGCACGCGTCATTCAGGGGTTTAGTCTACATGCTGCCGCCCTGGTATAATGTCTCCAGTCTTTCATGCCTATCGGTCTCGAATCCCAGGACCCGATTACTGCTGGGCTTGGCCATTCTGAAAACGAGTAGCTGCCTTCAGTCGGTTGTTTTCGCAAATATCTTGCAGTCCGTTCCTCGAGGTTGAGCATCGGCAGGTGGCCAAGCGGATTCCGACCTTACAGCCTACCACAACCCACACCCAACCTGAACCTCCCTCAACTAGCCTGCTTTGTGTCATGAGGTCTGATCCTGCGACATACTAACAATTTTGTCTGACACTTTTGGCAACTTTTCTCATCTTTTATACATTCTCTGCTCTTGCTGCCAATGACTGACGGCAGGCGCTAGCAAGCCACCTTAACACAAGCCTTGGACCGCCGCAAAGAGAGTCTGAGACAACAGCTGCAGCCTTTTCATCCCAGTTTTGAGGCCACAAGATGATATTCAGACTCGACAAGCATTGATTCCTCCTTTTCGCATCTTTTCAAACAGTGCAACCGAGTCCTTTTTGCAGGTTCATCAAGGAGTCAAGACAAAGCTTCCGGGATCTTTTTCACAGGCACCCCGCCTGGTCCGACAGCCCCATCCTCCCACAGCCCTACCTTCACAGCCAGTCACCCCTTGGTTGTTTGTGATTTTGGTCATATTCAACCAAGCTGGCGTCAAATCGGCTGTCTCGGAGAGGGTGACCAGGGCTGTTAACAGGGTACATGCACCTCGGGTGAAACTCCCCCCACAGACAAGTACCCTGCTACCGCGACACGCCGCTAACCATTTCAGTGAGCGAAGCACGGTGTTCGGCCCCACGACTCGCGACAGTTTTTTGAGTGGCACAATCGCGAAGTTGTAGAATCTCTCTTCTGCCTCGTTGTCTGTCCATTCGCTTATCAGGTACGCGTTCTCCTTTCTCCCTGTCTCACTCCTCGTGCCCTTGGCCCTGTTTTTGATGCGTATTTGATTTGTACAGGAGTTCCTGTCCAAGTGAAGATGGTTCTGCGCCAGTGCAGCGCCAGGCTGTGCCCTTCTGGATTTTCTCAGAACACTGacagccatcaccatcatttTCTTGGTGTTTCAACCACGGCATCCCAtgtccccccccctttttgtcATATCTAAGGCAAGCGCCACGGACCAAACCAGACACATGTGTACACACTGTTGACGGCATTTCCCCACATTTTTCTATGGTCAGCCTGCTGCCACTCCCACACACAGCCTGGGGCAGAACCTCATTTTGGCAATTCAATCTattcaatttttttttttttaagttgTCGCCGTCGATGCCGAGTATCATATTCATTTGTAATCTTCATCTGCGTTATCCTTCCACCTTTTAGTCCTGGCCTCCGGTATGCTAGCTATCCAGAGCTACCAAAACACCCGCTCAGCCTGGGAAGCAACGATAGGTACTGCAGCCTTCTCTGAACTCAGTATCCATCAGTTGTCATCAACCGCTACATTGATTCTCACCTGGACAGGCACCAATCTTTATCATTTTCATCAAAGGCGCTTTCATCTGACGACCTTTCAATTCATTTTCCGCCCCCATTCAGCCACTAATGCTATATAATAGCGATGACGACTGCAAAACCTCGCGCCCGTGGCCTTCCGTACCTGCATCGGAATTGGAAAAGGGCATACGACGGCCTGACGTCCCAGATGGGCAACAAGACATCTTCAGAGTCTCGTGACTCTGTTGATCAGATCACCGACCAGCTTGACACCACTCAACGCGCCGCCAAACGTCGCCGCCTCGAGAATGATCAAGATGTCTTTCCTCTCTACGAAGACTGGAGCAACTCCAAACGTGGTCTTCGCATCGAGGTTCTCAAAGTCAGTCACAAGGATGCTCCCCGGGTCAAAAATGGCATCATGAACGGACTGGTCCCGCCGAACATCAAAGATGTCTCGCAAATCAAGGCTCGATGTCAACTCACCATCATGGGATACAAAGGCGACCACCCCGTCGTCCTCCACGTCGACAGCCAGGTTTGTGACATCAAAGTCTTCAAGAACCCCGCTGGTCAGTCCCCCATGGCGCGTTTTTACTCCATCCGACCATTCCACATTCCAGAAGCCAAAATTTCCCTCGAACGCGACGACGACGCTGTGTTTGGTCTGGCCAACACGTACTCTGTGCATATTGAGCTTCAGTCTGCTGGTGATCCCAACTGGCCACCACGTGACCTCGTCACCGTCAGCGATGAGGATCTTTTGTACAGTAACAACAGCGGCGGGCTGCCACCACGACAATGGGTCATGAGCGCCAGTATTGCGGACATTTTTAACAAAAATCACCGTAAGACGATGCGGCTTAGAGTCAAAAAGCATGTCAGCCAAGATATCGCCACAAACTTTCTTATGGATGTGGACGTGCGGTGGTTGACGGCCATCTCCACCCAGAAGACTATGCGGGAGCACACTAAGGATGTTCTTCCTTGCATCACGGCGTTTGATCCTGATGGACACAACAAGGTGGTTGCGAATGGGAATGTCAATGGGGTTGCTGTCATCAATGGGGTCAACGGTGCCAATGGGGTGAATGGTGTCGGTGGTGTCAATGGGCAGGTCAACGGGGGGTCGCTCCCAGACACTCCCGACGAGTTCATGCCTGAGGGTGATACGACACCCAACAGGTCGAGACGCACAAAACAGAATGTCAACTACAATGTTAGGCAGATGTGGAATACGGCTGTTGGGAAGGAACCCAAGAAGCGGAGGAAGTTTGGCGACGCGGTGGAAAATGGGGCGAATCAGCAAGTTGACGAGCACGTCATCACCTACCTCCTGCCCCCAGAACAGGTGCAGATGGTGAAGTTCATCTGCATCGTCTGCGCCGCCGAGAACGACAATTTGACCCAGCTCCGGCTACACTACCAGAGCCACCCGCAGTACCTGTTCAGCTTGGAAATTCGGCCCAAGCTGGGCTGCTGCGTCACTGTCAAGCCCAACAGCGAGAACCCGGGCAGTCCGCTCAGACCTAAGGTGTACCAGCTTGGTCTACCGGTGGAACCGCTGGATGTGGAAAAATATGTGAATGGGGACGAGAGCTGGCTTGAGCATAGGCTGGGTCCGGACAACGATAGGGATGTTGTGAATAATGGGAAGCCGGCGAAGCCACAGCCAGTAAGTTAGTAGAGTGACACAGCAGTCCATTCTTTCGCCTCGCACCCCCATCATCGCCAATTTCGTTATCGGCATCATCCCTCTTACCAACATCGTCACCGTCATCAACCAACACAACCGATTTTCAGTTACCTTCATGTCATTCCAccatatttttttttttttttttttttttgtattCAGCACACCACGGACAGAGCAAGTCGCTAATTTCAGCAGAAACCGGCCCCCAAAAAACCTACCAGACCAGTCGTCCTTGTTCCCAAGACGAAGCAGCCACTCTTTGACCCATACAGTAAAGTTGCCCTCGAACCCGGCACCCCAGTCCCTCAGTACCCGATAGACGACTCCTGGCTCTTGCTTAAGCACCGCGAGGCCCTGCAGGATTTCATCGATCTCAACCACGAAGAAAAAGAGTACATGCAAGAATGGGACGCCTTTATTCTCCGGAAGCATCTTTCGTCACAGCAGTACCTGCCCAAGGCGTTTTTGCAATTCGTGAAGGACAAGGCGGGGTGGCTGGTGGAGAAGCAGGCGAGGGCGGAAGAGTTTAGTAAACATGTTAGCACGctgttggcgaggagggtgttgggggagaaTGAGGTGATTGAGTCGACGGCGTTGCTGAATGAGGCGAGGGAAAGGAAGAGCAAAGCGGTGAATGGAGAGGTtagtggtgggggtggtgaggaggggaggaaggggaagaggactGGGGGGTGTTGCGTGGGATGTGGGGAGCCGGTGCCGGTCAGTGAGATGGTTGTGTGTGGGAACAAGGTATGTTTTCTTGCCATCTTCTCGACAGACAGGTGACTAATTGTGGGAGCAGGAATGCACAAACCGGCTGTGGCACGATCGCTGTGTAGACGATAAGAAGACAGCGAAGAAACTGGGCAGGAAATGGAAGTGCAAGGGCTGCAGGGCTTAGTTGTCCACGCTATCTGTCATCCTCGTTAAGACTTTATGAGGGTGTTTTACTTCTCTCTGCTCCAACCCAACGGCCGATAtagaaaagaaggagggaaCTAATTGGGAAAGGACACGTTTGACTAGGGATTGATTTTATGGGAAAgaggaagggaagaaggGTTACTTGCGTTGCATTTGCatatgggggggggggaggaggcatTATATACCATTGCTTCAGGGTACTCTGTGTTGCTGGCCTTTGCTTTTTAACCTGGATGGATAGATAGGGGGGAGGCacctggggggagggaaaaggaaggggggagataagggggaaaggggatgggggataTGTTGTAACTTGTGTAATAAGTTAAGAACTGAGCTTGCTGATGGGGTGTCTGGGAATATCGGTATAGCGTTGGAACTGGCAAGATTTAATTTAAGCATGGGAGTGGAGAGAGGTGTTTACTATACTGTATGACATGATTGATATGGCCTTGGCTGCTGACATGCTTGAAACTGGATGGAAGTCGTGTGGCAGGTGCCATGGAGAGGATGTGGGCTACATTTTGGGCACATGAAATGTTCAAACTTGTCATTGCATCACTGCGCTCCTCCTTGGACACTGATCACCGACCGGCCATGCTTTGATTGAGAGTCAACCATGGAGCTAAGATTGATATCACGAGTAAACATTTTCTGTGGTGCTGATCGATTTAGCGGTGTTGCTAGGTAGGCACAGAAcaatacacacacacaaacctTGCATTGCCATTCCGGGTACTGTGTCTCTCCCTATTTGTTGACCAACAGAAGAAGTTGGTCTACATTACTATAACCATTACCTGGATCATATTTGCCTTGTAATGAACACCCTTTAGTACAGccaagcagcaacaacataTTTCACACGTATACCTACCTACAATCCTTAAGGCCACATCCGACAGGGCGGGCACACGTAAAGAATCACTACCCCAACAGCCCAGGTTCATTAACACAGTCCTTGATTCCATTTACACAAGCTACTTAAACAGTATAATACTCCCAcacaaacccctccccaactcccaaAATCTAAAGTATATACGTCCTGTTGTCCCTTATACCCTTCCTTTCCTGCATTATCTGTAGTGTTGTTTCCTCCTGTAGGTATCAGGGCAAATTCCCAGGTATTAGaccaccccacccctcccatcccgcCTCCATTGTGACCACATGTGTGTAAGATATAAAGTAGCAAAAAAGCCAACACCAGTAGAcgccccccaccccgcccGGTCAAATTCCAAGTTTGAGAAACCCCCAAACGCCAGTGTACAGTGCAAGAACTCCAATGAAGACAGGAAAGAAACACAAAGACAGAAAcgaaagagaaaaagaaaaccgtGAATCTACAGCCGTCCCGTCCTGACTGTACCGTAACCCAGCCCTTTCACACACAGGTTTAACTCCCGGTGCCAACTCGAGCCAGCTCAATacctgaaaaaaaaaaaaaaaaaaaaaaaaaaaccatcaccaagcatacccctcatcctcaccctcccccccatccccaccatcccaatcctcatcactatcatcatccccctccccgctccCCCCCTCGTCCACATCCACAAAGTCATTCATGCTGTACGGCATAGCCACCGGCTTCCCATTGTCCAGCACAACCTCCACCCTGTTACACATTCCCTGCCTGTAGtacaactcctcctccttttcctcctccttttcctcatcatcaacctccatatcatcatcatcttcttctcccataatatcctccccatccgtcTCCGGCTCCGCATACGaaaacccaaaccccttcttctccgccaccCTACCACCCCTCGAATCCCGACCAACACTACTAGCCCggctggaggggttggaatACTGCTCCCTGATcctgctgcttctcctcgacgGGCTATCCACGCCCCGTTTCTTGGTTTTCTTGGCCACAGACAGAGGGGgttcaaccacctccccaccaacagcagcagcaggagcagctcTCAACGAAGTAATCCCCGTATCCTCATCAAAATCATCCCTCAAAAACACCTTCCTGAGCGTATTACTCCATCTGTCCCTAAAATCCGACCTCTGCTGATACGGCACATCAAGCATAACCTTCAAGTCAATCTCCCTCAACCTAGACAGCCCCCTCGCGCAATCAACAAGCGACCGAAAAAAAACCTCGGCCGCCTCCGCAGTCCAATGCTTGAAATCCTTCAGCTCGATCCCAACCAACGTCTCCGGCCAAACAGGCGCACTCTCAAACCTCTCCAGCACCCCACACGTCGCATCAACATTCCGATACCCCAGCTCAATCTGCGCCCCAATCTTGTagtccatcaccacccacttCAACCTCGGACACGCCTTCCCCAAAATCGTAAGCCACGAAAGCGACAGCGCGCGGTTATGCCTCAGCGTCAAGCTCTCCAGTCTATTGCCGTGCGTGAGCAAAAAACTGGCGAGATCCTCGTCGGTAACCTCGCAGCAGTTGATCAGATCGAGACCTCTAAGGTTCCTGGGCAGCATCAGAAGGATCCTATCGTCGACTCCATTCGAGTACTCAAACCCGACATGCTCCAGTTGCGACAAGGCATTGATCGCGTCGGCCATGTTCTTCACAAAAACGTtatccctctccaaaacctccgCCTCATCATCCCTCGACGTGGCCTCAAGAGAAGGAAGCTGGTAGTTGAGCAAGGTCACCTTCTTCACACTGGACAACTCCCTCTCATGaatcttcttgatctcccCCCAGTCAAACGCATGTTCCGTGAACCGGCGATTCCATCGCCACTCCACCAGCCTCGCACCCGACGCCTCCAATCCTTGGAACAGTTGCCTGGGATACCGCCAGCGGAGGTTGCTCCCCATATCCCTCATCACCGGGTCGTCCTTCCAATGGTACAGCTCCAGCGCCTTGAGCTCGGGGAGGTGACGCAGCAGCTGTGTAAAGTCGAGCGGCTCACCCCTGTGAAGCTTGGAAGCAATCTCATTAACATCGATAGAAAGTCTCCTGATCTTGGTCCGATAGGCAAATAACGTCGTGCTCGGGTCTTTAGCAAGGAGCGACACAAGGCCGTGTGCCATACCCCTGCTGGCCAGTGGAGGGCGACGATATAAAGCAGTGATGGCAGGCTCTTCCAAAGCTCGACAGATTGTGCTTGCAGCAAGAAGCCATTTCGCTCTATGCGAGTCTTCAAGGGACGAGGAGGCATCTTGAAAGACCTGCTCCCAAAAGAACCAGGGCAGATTGACCCAGTTGGGAATGAACACTTCCTGAGGTCTGGATTCAGCGACAGCCTCTGGCGTAGTAGTCGCTGTCTTGGGCGGCTTGAGCACCAATTGCCCAGCCCGCAGCGTCTGTCTAGTAGgcgtcgtcttcttcctcctcttcgcagACCTAGCACTACTCCGTCTCGGACTGCCGGTGCGCtcgacaccaacacccagCGTCGTCGTAAAGCTCCCATGATCATCCTCCTCAGggtcaccctcaccctcatcattATAAAACCCCGACCTGTGTCTCGTGCGTTTTGAGCGACGACGAGCGGTACCAGCCGACAAAGCACCCGGTGACACGGCTCTTTTGCCGTGCGACCCGACAGGCGTCCGAAATGGAAGCGATGTGGTGAttagctgctgctgctgctgcggtgaTTGTATCACACGATGGCcgttggtggaggtggtagAGCTGAAAGACGAGGCTGAGCTCCTGGTGACCCGGCTGCTGAGCGAAACGTGGGGATCATCGGCCTCTCCTCCTGACGACACACCCCCCTGGACGCCGGCATCTTGGCGCGGAGTACGAGGCCGCAAGCTCCGGCGCAGCACCGGCGACGTAGCGGATCCAGGTGTGTgagacaccaccacaccaccgtTGCGAGTCTTCATGGCGAGTTTGTGTGGGCGACCATCTAGTGAGAAGCCACAGGTTGGAACGACAGGTTTCTTTTTATCGAATGCAAGTGCAAATTAAACACGGCTCGAGGCAAGAAGATGCAAGTCGCAGTTCGATGGTTGAAAGAAAGAGATCCGGAAGCGGGACGGCCTGTGAGCTGTGAATGGTTCACTCGCTCATCTGTCAAACCTTGGCCGATAGTGGGGCACAAGCTTTGGTGCAAGTGCCCCTCCAGAACAGCCATCGGGTTAGGGTTAACAGAGGCCATTACAGTTATCagcatatatatatatatatata from Podospora pseudopauciseta strain CBS 411.78 chromosome 6, whole genome shotgun sequence includes:
- a CDS encoding hypothetical protein (COG:S; EggNog:ENOG503P45P) — its product is MTTAKPRARGLPYLHRNWKRAYDGLTSQMGNKTSSESRDSVDQITDQLDTTQRAAKRRRLENDQDVFPLYEDWSNSKRGLRIEVLKVSHKDAPRVKNGIMNGLVPPNIKDVSQIKARCQLTIMGYKGDHPVVLHVDSQVCDIKVFKNPAGQSPMARFYSIRPFHIPEAKISLERDDDAVFGLANTYSVHIELQSAGDPNWPPRDLVTVSDEDLLYSNNSGGLPPRQWVMSASIADIFNKNHRKTMRLRVKKHVSQDIATNFLMDVDVRWLTAISTQKTMREHTKDVLPCITAFDPDGHNKVVANGNVNGVAVINGVNGANGVNGVGGVNGQVNGGSLPDTPDEFMPEGDTTPNRSRRTKQNVNYNVRQMWNTAVGKEPKKRRKFGDAVENGANQQVDEHVITYLLPPEQVQMVKFICIVCAAENDNLTQLRLHYQSHPQYLFSLEIRPKLGCCVTVKPNSENPGSPLRPKVYQLGLPVEPLDVEKYVNGDESWLEHRLGPDNDRDVVNNGKPAKPQPKPAPKKPTRPVVLVPKTKQPLFDPYSKVALEPGTPVPQYPIDDSWLLLKHREALQDFIDLNHEEKEYMQEWDAFILRKHLSSQQYLPKAFLQFVKDKAGWLVEKQARAEEFSKHVSTLLARRVLGENEVIESTALLNEARERKSKAVNGEVSGGGGEEGRKGKRTGGCCVGCGEPVPVSEMVVCGNKECTNRLWHDRCVDDKKTAKKLGRKWKCKGCRA
- a CDS encoding hypothetical protein (EggNog:ENOG503NXPV), whose protein sequence is MKTRNGGVVVSHTPGSATSPVLRRSLRPRTPRQDAGVQGGVSSGGEADDPHVSLSSRVTRSSASSFSSTTSTNGHRVIQSPQQQQQLITTSLPFRTPVGSHGKRAVSPGALSAGTARRRSKRTRHRSGFYNDEGEGDPEEDDHGSFTTTLGVGVERTGSPRRSSARSAKRRKKTTPTRQTLRAGQLVLKPPKTATTTPEAVAESRPQEVFIPNWVNLPWFFWEQVFQDASSSLEDSHRAKWLLAASTICRALEEPAITALYRRPPLASRGMAHGLVSLLAKDPSTTLFAYRTKIRRLSIDVNEIASKLHRGEPLDFTQLLRHLPELKALELYHWKDDPVMRDMGSNLRWRYPRQLFQGLEASGARLVEWRWNRRFTEHAFDWGEIKKIHERELSSVKKVTLLNYQLPSLEATSRDDEAEVLERDNVFVKNMADAINALSQLEHVGFEYSNGVDDRILLMLPRNLRGLDLINCCEVTDEDLASFLLTHGNRLESLTLRHNRALSLSWLTILGKACPRLKWVVMDYKIGAQIELGYRNVDATCGVLERFESAPVWPETLVGIELKDFKHWTAEAAEVFFRSLVDCARGLSRLREIDLKVMLDVPYQQRSDFRDRWSNTLRKVFLRDDFDEDTGITSLRAAPAAAVGGEVVEPPLSVAKKTKKRGVDSPSRRSSRIREQYSNPSSRASSVGRDSRGGRVAEKKGFGFSYAEPETDGEDIMGEEDDDDMEVDDEEKEEEKEEELYYRQGMCNRVEVVLDNGKPVAMPYSMNDFVDVDEGGSGEGDDDSDEDWDGGDGGEGEDEGYAW